A single genomic interval of Astyanax mexicanus isolate ESR-SI-001 chromosome 4, AstMex3_surface, whole genome shotgun sequence harbors:
- the LOC111196359 gene encoding uncharacterized protein LOC111196359, with amino-acid sequence MLSSISAHLSTVHHVENVEEKKILVQLANQKVSILTSLCTVPGCGYQKSRLDRHLTSCHRDLSDQARERYIQTAQRIKAITLLRELRASSPNVPMATRLDLAAADESSTPDYDQVLESAKSGVLDISRRLRMGQQVEESQQTLFRYVCEAILLKEHQLAESAVLNFKVEHWVSRTPSTSGIFLEHFDISLTPQHEEWLEMYFAHIRSWSVKKSSPDVHDGGIFFLSQKGVPVVNLPNDMKRLWELYPQASGTDLPAVAPVAPLPAVAPASSCQPSSAAGSEEGDDEQPSCSDAVGQATGQPQAPKKDHSPSSSSIARKRRAKSTWLSFLDLFPVTVHATTPTCEEIVGGGFDRESFRYFHNKWRTVQREQRIQYILDKCKFRNRPSEARVYNRLRAENWSANCPSAMDVVKSWLPVKDHIKSPDIIRRIQEQSWKGLCLKDFGPPKNKGVIATMPFSKGEVVCDYHGEYVTQEEGNRRMQQLLDEACYVFFFAGRGEKVCIDAQHSPCQCHPHQDTFGRWMNHSRRSPNVKPHVFKLPLTEGTRWHPIFLALTDIQVNEELLWDYGVLSDEGLGGETVGLDWLNT; translated from the exons ATGCTGTCCTCCATCTCTGCGCACCTTTCCACAGTACATCACGTGGAAAACGTAGAGGAGAAGAAGATCCTGGTTCAGCTGGCGAATCAGAAAGTGTCGATCCTGACATCTCTGTGTACTGTTCCGGGATGTGGGTATCAGAAGTCTCGTCTTGACCGCCATCTGACCAGCTGCCATCGGGACCTGTCCGACCAGGCCAGGGAGAGATACATCCAGACGGCACAGAGGATAAAAGCCATTACTCTCCTGAGAGAGTTGAGGGCTAGCAGTCCGAACGTGCCCATGGCCACTCGCTTGGACTTGGCTGCTGCTGACGA ATCTTCAACGCCTGACTACGACCAAGTACTTGAGTCAGCGAAATCTGGCGTCCTCGATATCAGTCGTAGACTGAGAATGGGACAACAGGTGGAAGAGAGTCAGCAGACACTGTTCCGGTACGTCTGTGAGGCAATACTCCTGAAGGAGCATCAACTGGCAGAGAgtgctgtgctgaacttcaag GTAGAGCATTGGGTTTCTCGAACCCCATCAACCAGTGGCATTTTCCTTGAACACTTTGACATCAGCCTGACTCCCCAACATGAAGAG TGGCTGGAGATGTACTTCGCTCACATCAGGTCATGGAGTGTCAAAAAGTCCAGTCCCGATGTTCATGATGGAGGCATCTTCTTTCTGAGCCAGAAAGGAGTTCCTGTGGTGAATCTACCTAATGATATGAAGCGGCTATGGGAACT GTATCCACAGGCTTCAGGGACCGACCTGCCAGCAGTTGCCCCAGTTGCCCCCCTGCCAGCAGTTGCCCCTGCCAGCAGTTGCCAGCCGAG CTCTGCTGCAGGTTCTGAAGAGGGGGATGATGAGCAGCCTTCCTGCTCAGATGCTGTGGGACAGGCAACTGGACAGCCACAGGCTCCGAAGAAGGACCACTCCCCTTCATCCTCTTCGATTGCAAGGAAGCGGAGGGCTAAGTCCACCTGGCTTAGTTTTCTTGATCTGTTTCCGGTGACTGTTCATGCCACGACACCCACATGTGAGGAAATTGTCGGCGGTGGATTTGATCGTGAATCCTTCCGTTACTTTCACAACAAATGGAGGACAGTCCAGCGGGAACAGCGCATCCAGTATATCTTGG atAAGTGCAAGTTCAGGAACCGCCCCTCAGAGGCCAGGGTATACAATCGGCTCCGTGCTGAGAACTGGTCGGCCAACTGTCCAAGCGCCATGGATGTGGTCAAGTCTTGGCTCCCCGTAAAGGACCACATCAAGAGTCCAGACATTATCCGCCGTATTCAGGAACAGTCTTGGAAAGGACTTTGCCTGAAAGACTTTGGGCCACCAAAGAACAAAG GGGTGATTGCGACAATGCCCTTTTCCAAGGGAGAGGTGGTCTGCGACTACCATGGAGAGTACGTCACCCAAGAAGAAGGGAATCGGAGAATGCAACAGCTTTTGGACGAAGCCTGTTACGTCTTCTTCTTTGCGGGACGTGGGGAAAAGGTCTGCATAGACGCCCAACATTCTCCATGCCAGTGTCACCCACACCAGGACACGTTTGGTCGTTGGATGAACCATTCACGGAGAAGTCCAAATGTGAAGCCACACGTGTTCAAACTCCCACTCACAGAGGGAACAAGATGGCATCCCATTTTCCTCGCGCTAACGGACATTCAGGTCAACGAGGAACTACTTTGGGACTACGGTGTTCTCAGTGACGAGGGACTTGGAGGCGAAACTGTTGGACTGGACTGGCTGAATACTTGA